The following proteins are encoded in a genomic region of Spirosoma sp. SC4-14:
- a CDS encoding DoxX family protein, with protein MSNNQLAQLVIRIGLGINMLMHGLVRIPKLTTFVSKTGAGFSTTILPTILTNAFLYTLPFLELTCGLMILLGGQFIRWGYALGGAIIALLLFGTTLKEDWGGAANQMIYVIAFYMALRGLDSSSRSRHR; from the coding sequence ATGTCTAACAATCAATTGGCCCAGTTGGTCATTCGTATCGGGCTGGGTATCAATATGCTCATGCATGGGCTTGTCCGGATTCCTAAACTGACAACGTTTGTCTCAAAAACCGGAGCGGGATTTTCCACTACCATTCTGCCAACTATCCTGACCAATGCCTTTCTGTATACGCTCCCCTTTCTAGAGCTTACCTGTGGCCTTATGATTCTGCTCGGTGGTCAATTTATCCGTTGGGGGTATGCATTGGGTGGTGCCATTATCGCTCTGTTATTATTTGGCACAACCCTGAAAGAAGACTGGGGCGGAGCTGCCAACCAAATGATCTATGTCATAGCGTTTTATATGGCGTTGCGCGGACTCGATAGCAGTAGCCGCAGTAGGCATCGTTGA
- a CDS encoding sterol desaturase family protein: MEPTTERLQTMAGHGKTRPKNSGTKKLFDNPLLEALSRTHIMVPISMWLVLSVFLGWYAFTYTDMGAGTIGALFVTGLFVFTLFEYVLHRYLYHLAPSTPRRAKIQYTFHGVHHEYPKDKTRLAMPPALAVFVAAAFFSFFFLIMGEAAYAFFPGFLVGYSGYLAVHFIVHAYAPPKNFFKHLWVNHSVHHYKNPESNYGVSTPIWDYVFGSFQK; encoded by the coding sequence ATGGAACCAACTACTGAGAGGTTACAAACAATGGCCGGTCATGGAAAAACCCGACCCAAAAACAGCGGTACCAAAAAACTATTTGATAATCCACTACTGGAAGCACTTTCGCGTACGCATATTATGGTGCCGATTTCAATGTGGTTAGTCCTTTCGGTTTTCCTGGGCTGGTATGCATTTACTTATACCGACATGGGTGCTGGTACTATTGGAGCCTTGTTTGTTACTGGTTTATTTGTATTTACCCTGTTTGAGTATGTGTTGCACCGTTACCTGTATCATTTAGCACCTTCGACCCCCCGGCGAGCCAAAATTCAGTATACATTCCACGGCGTTCACCACGAATACCCTAAAGATAAGACTCGACTGGCTATGCCACCAGCTCTAGCCGTTTTCGTAGCTGCTGCTTTTTTTAGCTTCTTTTTCCTGATTATGGGCGAAGCAGCCTATGCCTTTTTTCCTGGTTTTCTGGTAGGCTATTCGGGCTATCTGGCTGTACATTTTATTGTGCACGCCTACGCTCCACCAAAGAATTTCTTCAAACATCTGTGGGTTAATCACAGTGTACACCATTATAAAAACCCAGAGAGCAACTACGGTGTTTCGACACCTATCTGGGATTATGTGTTTGGATCATTCCAGAAGTAA
- the sufB gene encoding Fe-S cluster assembly protein SufB — translation MSKDADILESITNAEYKYGFETLIEADEAPPGLDDDIIRFISAKKNEPDWLLESRLKAFRLWQEMTEPHWANVNYPKIDYQAIKYYSAPKQKKTVNSLDEIDPELLDTFNRLGISLSEQKRLAGVVDGPTGELPRVAVDAVMDSVSVATTFKKDLAERGIIFCSITEAVHEHPDLVKKYLGSVVPAKDNYFAALNAAVFTDGSFCYIPKGVRCPMELSTYFRINAAGTGQFERTLIIADEGSYVSYLEGCTAPMRDENQLHAAVVELIAHADAEIKYSTVQNWYPGDKDGKGGIYNFVTKRGICEGRNSKISWTQVETGSSITWKYPSVILKGDNSIGEFYSVAVTNNMQQADTGTKMIHIGKNTKSRIVSKGISAGKSQNSYRGLVQVMKRAENARNYSQCDSLLLGDKCGAHTFPYLEVSNPSATVEHEATTSKIGEDQLFYCNQRGIPTEQAVALIINGYAKEVLNQLPMEFAVEAQKLLAISLEGSVG, via the coding sequence ATGAGCAAGGACGCTGACATTTTAGAAAGCATAACCAACGCCGAATATAAATACGGATTCGAGACGCTGATTGAGGCCGATGAGGCCCCTCCTGGTCTTGATGATGATATTATTCGGTTCATTTCTGCCAAGAAAAATGAACCAGACTGGCTACTGGAAAGCCGGTTGAAAGCATTTCGTTTATGGCAGGAAATGACCGAACCCCATTGGGCTAATGTGAACTACCCAAAAATTGACTACCAGGCCATAAAATATTATTCGGCACCCAAGCAGAAGAAAACGGTCAATTCGCTCGACGAAATTGATCCTGAACTGCTCGATACTTTCAACCGGCTTGGTATTTCATTAAGTGAGCAAAAACGACTCGCTGGCGTTGTCGACGGGCCAACCGGCGAGTTGCCACGGGTTGCTGTTGATGCCGTAATGGATTCGGTTTCGGTAGCCACTACCTTCAAGAAAGATCTGGCCGAACGGGGTATTATTTTCTGCTCGATTACGGAAGCCGTTCATGAACATCCCGACCTGGTGAAAAAATACCTGGGTTCGGTTGTGCCAGCCAAAGACAATTACTTTGCAGCGCTCAACGCGGCCGTGTTTACCGATGGCTCGTTCTGCTACATCCCGAAAGGTGTTCGCTGCCCAATGGAATTGTCGACTTATTTCCGGATCAATGCCGCCGGTACGGGGCAGTTCGAGCGGACGCTGATCATTGCCGACGAAGGCTCCTATGTGAGCTATCTGGAAGGTTGCACCGCACCCATGCGCGACGAAAACCAGCTTCATGCCGCCGTGGTTGAACTGATTGCCCATGCCGATGCCGAAATCAAATATTCGACCGTGCAGAACTGGTATCCGGGCGATAAGGACGGGAAAGGGGGGATTTATAACTTCGTGACCAAGCGCGGTATCTGCGAGGGCCGGAACTCGAAAATCTCCTGGACACAGGTCGAAACGGGCTCATCGATTACCTGGAAATATCCGTCGGTGATTCTGAAAGGCGATAACTCAATTGGTGAGTTCTATTCGGTAGCCGTTACCAACAATATGCAACAGGCCGATACGGGGACTAAAATGATCCATATCGGGAAGAACACAAAAAGCCGGATTGTATCGAAAGGTATTTCGGCGGGCAAGAGCCAAAATTCCTATCGCGGTCTGGTGCAGGTTATGAAACGCGCCGAAAACGCCCGTAACTATTCGCAGTGCGACTCGCTGTTGCTGGGCGATAAATGTGGGGCGCACACATTTCCCTATCTGGAAGTAAGCAACCCCTCGGCAACGGTCGAGCACGAAGCAACCACCTCGAAAATTGGTGAAGATCAACTGTTCTATTGCAACCAGCGCGGTATTCCAACCGAGCAGGCCGTAGCTCTGATCATTAACGGATATGCTAAGGAAGTACTGAATCAACTACCGATGGAGTTTGCCGTAGAAGCACAGAAACTGCTGGCAATCAGTCTGGAAGGTAGTGTTGGTTAA
- a CDS encoding bifunctional YncE family protein/alkaline phosphatase family protein encodes MRFLSATLLLICFRLTVLAQTQQTASRLTLPNGWSLTPIGRSLPLGDLPLNLAVSPNGKRLAVTNNGQSTQSIQLIDLSAEKVLNEVEIAKSWVGLRFTPDGKKLLASGGNDNRILIYDVSGDRLVKSDSIVLGKPWPNRISVAGIETDKSGATVYAVTKDDSSLYVCDLATKQVQHRVKLPAEAYTCLRSPATGDLFITVWGGDKVLIYDPKQQAITGEINTGSRPNDLIFSRNGKLLFVANANENSVSVIDVKTRKVLETVTTALYPDAPAGSTPNGLALSSDQKSLLVANADNNCLAVFDVSKPGLSRSLGFIPTGWYPTAVKVVGKKVVVANGKGFSSKANPKGPSPYKRRESDTEYIGGLFKGTLSLFDLPKATELNSLSKLVYQNTPYTKDKEKLAVGEPNNPIPKRVGEKSPQIKYVFYIIKENRTYDQVFGDMAGGNGDTSLCLFPEKVTPNQHALAREFVLLDNFYVDAEVSADGHNWSTAAYANDYVEKTWPTSYGGRGGTYDYEGSRPIAFPKKGFIWDYCQRAGIRYRSYGEFEAYSRRKGSALDGRFATNYPDYDLKIKDIDRVEIWKKDIDSLIAANAVPNFSSIRLGNNHTSGARIGAPTPAAHVADNDLALGRLVEHLSKSPIWKESAVFVLEDDAQNGADHVDAHRSPALVISPYTKRKHVEHTMYSTSGMLRTMELILGLPPMSQYDAAATPMFACFTSTPTLTPYIHKPANVDLEAKNTAMNESARQSEKLDLRYADKIDDRLFNEIIWKAVKGEQSVMPAPKRGAFLQVAEADDDDDDK; translated from the coding sequence ATGCGCTTCCTCTCTGCAACTCTTCTACTCATCTGCTTTCGCCTGACGGTTCTGGCACAAACACAGCAAACAGCCTCACGGCTCACGCTGCCCAATGGCTGGAGCCTCACCCCTATTGGCCGCTCGTTGCCACTGGGCGATTTACCGCTCAATCTGGCGGTTTCGCCAAATGGTAAACGACTGGCCGTTACAAATAATGGACAAAGCACGCAGTCCATACAACTGATCGACCTGTCGGCCGAAAAGGTGCTGAATGAAGTGGAGATTGCCAAATCGTGGGTGGGTTTACGTTTTACCCCCGATGGCAAAAAATTACTGGCTTCGGGTGGCAATGATAACCGTATTCTAATCTACGATGTTTCGGGCGATCGGCTCGTAAAATCCGATTCGATTGTACTGGGCAAACCCTGGCCTAACCGAATTTCGGTTGCAGGAATTGAAACCGACAAAAGCGGTGCTACTGTTTATGCCGTAACAAAAGACGATAGTAGCCTGTATGTCTGCGACCTGGCAACAAAGCAGGTTCAACACCGGGTCAAGCTACCTGCCGAAGCCTATACCTGCCTTCGCTCACCCGCCACAGGCGACTTGTTTATTACGGTTTGGGGGGGCGACAAAGTCCTGATCTACGATCCGAAGCAGCAAGCAATAACGGGTGAAATCAACACAGGGAGCCGCCCAAACGATCTGATATTTTCGCGTAATGGCAAGCTGTTGTTTGTGGCCAATGCTAACGAAAACTCGGTATCGGTCATTGACGTAAAAACCCGCAAAGTACTGGAAACGGTCACTACGGCACTTTACCCCGACGCTCCGGCTGGCAGTACCCCTAATGGTCTGGCCCTGTCCAGCGATCAAAAATCGTTGCTCGTGGCTAATGCCGACAATAACTGTCTGGCCGTTTTCGATGTATCGAAACCAGGCCTTAGCCGGTCATTGGGGTTCATTCCGACCGGCTGGTATCCAACGGCCGTGAAAGTTGTTGGCAAAAAAGTAGTGGTAGCCAATGGCAAAGGTTTTTCATCGAAAGCCAATCCGAAAGGACCCAGCCCCTACAAACGGCGCGAGAGTGACACCGAATACATTGGCGGGCTTTTCAAAGGCACCTTATCGCTATTCGACCTGCCCAAAGCAACGGAATTGAACAGTTTGTCGAAGTTGGTTTATCAGAATACACCGTATACGAAAGACAAGGAAAAACTGGCCGTTGGTGAGCCGAATAACCCAATTCCCAAACGGGTAGGCGAAAAATCGCCACAGATCAAGTATGTATTCTACATCATTAAAGAAAACCGCACCTACGATCAGGTGTTTGGCGATATGGCAGGCGGCAACGGCGATACGTCACTCTGCCTGTTTCCCGAAAAAGTAACGCCCAATCAACATGCACTGGCCCGTGAGTTTGTGCTGCTCGACAACTTCTATGTCGATGCCGAAGTTAGTGCCGATGGGCATAACTGGTCGACGGCGGCCTATGCCAACGATTACGTAGAAAAAACCTGGCCAACCAGCTACGGTGGTCGCGGTGGCACGTACGATTATGAAGGAAGCCGCCCAATTGCTTTTCCCAAAAAAGGATTCATCTGGGATTATTGCCAGCGAGCAGGCATTCGATACCGCAGTTACGGCGAATTTGAAGCCTATTCGAGACGCAAGGGCTCGGCACTCGACGGTCGGTTCGCGACTAACTACCCTGATTATGATTTGAAGATCAAAGACATCGACCGGGTAGAAATCTGGAAAAAAGATATCGACTCACTGATTGCTGCTAATGCTGTACCCAACTTTAGCAGCATCCGGCTGGGCAACAACCATACCAGCGGTGCCCGAATTGGCGCGCCAACACCAGCCGCTCACGTAGCCGACAACGATCTGGCGCTGGGTCGGCTGGTAGAGCACCTGTCGAAAAGCCCGATCTGGAAAGAATCGGCGGTGTTCGTGCTGGAAGACGATGCACAAAATGGCGCCGACCATGTTGATGCGCATCGGTCGCCCGCCCTCGTTATCAGCCCCTACACCAAACGCAAGCATGTTGAACACACCATGTATTCAACTTCGGGTATGCTGCGGACAATGGAGTTGATTCTGGGTTTACCCCCCATGAGCCAGTACGACGCGGCCGCTACACCTATGTTTGCCTGTTTTACCAGCACGCCAACGCTCACACCCTACATTCACAAACCAGCCAACGTTGATCTGGAAGCCAAAAATACGGCCATGAACGAATCGGCTCGGCAATCGGAAAAACTCGATCTGCGCTATGCCGATAAAATTGACGATCGGCTATTCAACGAAATTATCTGGAAAGCCGTCAAAGGTGAACAATCGGTTATGCCCGCTCCCAAACGGGGTGCTTTTTTGCAGGTTGCCGAAGCCGATGATGACGATGACGATAAGTAA
- a CDS encoding glyceraldehyde 3-phosphate dehydrogenase NAD-binding domain-containing protein yields MSKIALFGFGRIGRTALRIALRDNLFTPVAIADIKDESTLAALFAVDTNYGRWHEPVSGTEGHLKIGDRDIPYYNSAKEIPDWGAMGVDLVIDCTGRATVRSVAQAHIDRGAKRVLISAASKTLDDCDAVLLKGINLDTFDPEKHKIISMASCTTNALAAVVKVIKENFGIKSGLFSTVHAYTNTQSLTDQPMKDRRDSWAAAENVIPSSSGAAKALKFIWPDLKITGKAYRVPVRTGSIAELNLLTEKDCSVEEVNEAFRKAAAEGPLNGVMDVLEGEWASNRIVADPHSSIVDLPLTAKQGDLLSVAAWYDNEWGYATRLAEVAAHLASK; encoded by the coding sequence ATGAGCAAAATTGCTTTGTTTGGTTTCGGTCGTATTGGCCGTACAGCTCTCCGAATCGCCCTGCGCGATAATTTGTTTACTCCTGTCGCTATTGCCGATATTAAAGATGAATCGACGCTGGCGGCCCTTTTTGCCGTAGATACCAACTACGGCCGTTGGCACGAGCCTGTCAGCGGCACCGAAGGTCACCTGAAAATTGGGGATCGCGATATTCCGTATTACAATTCGGCTAAAGAAATTCCTGACTGGGGCGCTATGGGCGTCGATCTGGTTATTGATTGCACTGGCCGGGCAACCGTTCGGTCGGTGGCGCAGGCTCACATAGACCGGGGTGCCAAGCGAGTACTGATCAGCGCGGCCAGCAAAACCCTCGACGACTGCGATGCGGTGCTGCTAAAAGGCATCAACCTCGACACGTTCGACCCAGAGAAACACAAAATTATTAGCATGGCCAGTTGTACGACCAATGCACTGGCGGCTGTGGTGAAAGTGATCAAAGAAAACTTCGGAATTAAATCCGGCCTGTTCTCTACCGTACACGCCTATACCAATACGCAGTCGTTGACCGACCAGCCCATGAAAGACCGGCGCGACTCCTGGGCTGCCGCCGAAAACGTGATTCCATCGTCGTCGGGAGCGGCAAAAGCGCTCAAGTTTATCTGGCCTGACCTGAAAATTACGGGAAAAGCATATCGGGTACCGGTGCGTACGGGTAGTATTGCCGAACTGAACCTGCTGACCGAAAAAGATTGCTCGGTAGAAGAAGTGAACGAAGCCTTCCGGAAAGCCGCTGCCGAAGGCCCGTTAAATGGGGTGATGGACGTGCTGGAAGGCGAATGGGCATCGAACCGGATTGTTGCCGATCCGCACTCGTCGATTGTTGACCTCCCGTTGACTGCTAAACAGGGCGACCTGCTTTCGGTTGCCGCCTGGTACGACAACGAATGGGGCTATGCTACCCGTTTGGCCGAAGTGGCTGCGCACCTTGCATCGAAATAA
- a CDS encoding kelch repeat-containing protein: MKSPLLSLFGLLAISVVTYGQEWQPVTTQNSCEKRHENAAALVGDSLYALGGRGIKPVEALNLKTLMWKRLPAPPLEMNHFQAINYNGEIYVMGAFEGKYPHETPIPNIYIYNPKKGEWRKGPEIPKERLRGSAGVVVYKNKIYMACGIMDGHWDGHVAWLDEYDPKTNTWKQLADAPRTRDHISAAVVGDKLYLAGGRNSTARINKVLETTIPEVDVYDFKTGQWQTLPSSSNIPTQRAGGTAVTQGGKVWIIGGESPQLLAHSEAEALDPKTNRWMSGPKLKEGRHGTQAVVYNGKIYIVAGSANHGGGPELNTVEVMK; the protein is encoded by the coding sequence ATGAAATCACCTCTACTTTCCCTGTTTGGGCTGCTGGCCATTAGCGTTGTCACATATGGTCAGGAATGGCAACCGGTTACTACGCAGAATTCCTGTGAGAAACGCCATGAAAATGCAGCCGCACTGGTCGGCGATAGCCTCTATGCCCTTGGCGGACGAGGTATAAAACCAGTGGAAGCCCTAAACCTAAAAACACTTATGTGGAAACGGCTTCCTGCTCCACCTCTGGAAATGAATCATTTTCAGGCCATCAACTACAATGGAGAAATCTATGTGATGGGGGCATTTGAAGGAAAATACCCTCACGAAACCCCGATTCCGAATATTTACATCTACAATCCGAAAAAAGGCGAATGGCGAAAAGGGCCCGAAATTCCGAAAGAACGGCTTCGCGGTTCAGCGGGCGTAGTTGTCTATAAAAACAAAATCTATATGGCCTGCGGCATTATGGATGGCCATTGGGATGGCCATGTTGCCTGGCTCGACGAATACGACCCCAAAACAAACACCTGGAAACAACTGGCCGATGCCCCCCGCACCCGCGACCATATTTCGGCCGCTGTTGTTGGCGATAAACTCTATCTGGCCGGTGGCCGAAATTCAACCGCCCGGATCAATAAAGTGCTGGAAACGACCATTCCAGAGGTCGATGTGTACGATTTCAAAACCGGGCAGTGGCAAACACTTCCATCCAGTTCAAATATTCCGACCCAGCGCGCTGGTGGAACGGCCGTTACGCAGGGCGGCAAAGTCTGGATTATTGGTGGCGAAAGCCCGCAATTGCTTGCTCATAGCGAAGCCGAAGCCCTCGACCCCAAAACCAATCGCTGGATGTCGGGCCCTAAACTGAAAGAAGGGCGACACGGCACACAGGCCGTTGTTTATAACGGAAAAATCTACATCGTAGCCGGTTCGGCTAACCACGGTGGAGGGCCCGAACTGAACACGGTTGAAGTAATGAAATAA
- a CDS encoding 2,3-diphosphoglycerate-dependent phosphoglycerate mutase codes for MSLLVIVRHGQSQWNLENRFTGNVDTPLTELGRHEAREAGVLLKDEHFDVGFTSVLQRAIETMNIILHEIGQEGLSIERSAALNERMYGDLQGMNKHEAEGRFGAEQVFQWRRSYDNRPPNGESLADTYHRVIPYFESAILPCLQANKNVLVVAHGNSLRALLMKLESISPADIEKVELATGIPRQYTFDLATGAFALRPK; via the coding sequence ATGTCACTTTTGGTCATCGTCCGACACGGACAATCGCAGTGGAATCTCGAAAACCGATTCACCGGAAATGTAGATACGCCCTTAACGGAGCTGGGGCGTCACGAAGCCCGCGAAGCGGGTGTGCTACTAAAAGACGAGCATTTCGACGTTGGCTTTACGTCGGTGCTGCAACGGGCCATCGAAACGATGAACATTATTTTGCATGAAATTGGCCAGGAAGGGTTATCTATTGAGCGCAGTGCGGCTCTCAACGAGCGTATGTATGGCGATTTACAGGGAATGAACAAGCATGAAGCCGAGGGACGATTTGGTGCTGAACAGGTGTTTCAGTGGCGACGTAGTTACGATAACCGACCACCCAATGGCGAAAGCCTGGCCGACACCTACCATCGGGTGATTCCTTATTTTGAATCGGCTATTCTGCCTTGTTTGCAGGCAAATAAAAATGTGCTGGTTGTAGCCCATGGCAATAGTCTGCGGGCTTTGCTGATGAAACTGGAATCAATCAGTCCGGCCGATATTGAAAAAGTAGAACTAGCCACGGGTATACCACGCCAGTATACGTTCGATCTGGCAACAGGAGCGTTTGCATTACGACCTAAATAA
- a CDS encoding endonuclease/exonuclease/phosphatase family protein produces MTVSTPSRNIRSRSSRILLNAQTINRWLTILSISLAGCALVGKLLGQLYFFELFSHFAIQYEWLSYGFLAFWLIYRRSFRNAVEPLTGFVPIGLLLITAYVSHTTWTPGDYSDPIPAPQGDVRVLHANVLYSREEYRTTVAMVTRQNPDLYVLQEMTPDPIRFVTSQLRTEYPYWFACRSKQQVWTLVGSRTRFRVEKALALQQHIISLTTQIRGKKMALVTVHPHTPVIPSWFRERNTQLTRAAHETRTGSRPTVLIGDFNISPFSPIYKTIFQAENSTAEKGALVAARTKKTQPTWPRFFPPMMIPIDHAFVNAGFKPQLFRTLYQPGSDHRAIVVDLTFN; encoded by the coding sequence GTGACAGTTTCCACTCCCTCCCGCAACATACGCTCCCGATCATCACGAATATTACTTAATGCTCAGACCATTAATCGCTGGCTAACGATTCTTTCGATTAGCCTGGCTGGCTGTGCGCTAGTTGGGAAATTGCTGGGGCAACTCTATTTCTTTGAGTTATTCAGCCACTTTGCCATTCAATATGAGTGGCTTTCCTACGGCTTTCTTGCATTCTGGCTAATCTACAGGCGCAGCTTTCGTAACGCTGTGGAGCCATTAACGGGTTTTGTGCCAATTGGGTTGCTCCTTATTACGGCTTATGTAAGCCATACGACCTGGACACCGGGCGATTATAGCGATCCTATACCGGCGCCACAAGGCGATGTGCGCGTTCTCCATGCCAATGTGTTGTATTCGCGGGAAGAATATCGCACTACGGTTGCTATGGTGACCCGGCAAAACCCCGATCTCTATGTGTTGCAGGAAATGACTCCTGATCCTATCCGGTTCGTGACCAGCCAGTTACGCACAGAATACCCATACTGGTTTGCCTGCCGTTCCAAACAGCAGGTCTGGACGCTGGTAGGTAGCCGAACCCGTTTTCGGGTTGAGAAAGCACTGGCGTTGCAACAGCATATTATTTCGCTAACTACCCAGATTCGTGGCAAAAAGATGGCATTAGTGACCGTTCATCCGCATACACCGGTTATTCCGAGTTGGTTCCGTGAGCGAAATACCCAACTGACGCGGGCAGCCCACGAAACACGCACTGGCTCACGGCCGACAGTTTTGATCGGTGATTTCAACATCAGTCCGTTTTCGCCGATTTACAAAACGATTTTCCAGGCTGAAAACTCCACAGCAGAAAAAGGCGCGTTAGTGGCTGCCCGTACAAAAAAAACGCAGCCAACCTGGCCGCGTTTTTTTCCGCCGATGATGATTCCAATCGATCATGCATTCGTGAATGCAGGCTTTAAGCCCCAGCTATTTCGAACGCTCTATCAGCCGGGTTCCGATCATCGGGCTATTGTTGTAGACTTAACATTTAACTAG
- a CDS encoding alpha/beta hydrolase produces the protein MKSTFALLCVLFSVAVYGQASREPLFTSFDGTKIHYDIIGEGKPVVLLHGFISTSESWKRSATRQALADAGFKVITLDLRGNGLSDKPHSAEAYRDNAELKDVMALMKLLNLKHYDVVGYSRGAILTAKLLTMDNQIDRAVMGGISVDFSDPNWIRRKNFHEALIKPGSHPELQGAIDYAKKSGADTVVLARLQEFQPVTTRAELAHINIPVLVVNGDKDMDNGDPKTLVDAIPGSRLVIVPGDHGGAMRTPEFAQAVVAFLKQ, from the coding sequence ATGAAGTCTACGTTTGCTCTGCTTTGTGTTTTATTTTCTGTTGCGGTATACGGCCAGGCCAGCCGGGAGCCGTTGTTCACCTCGTTCGATGGCACCAAAATTCATTACGACATTATTGGTGAGGGCAAACCGGTTGTATTGCTGCATGGCTTTATCAGTACCAGCGAAAGCTGGAAACGCTCGGCTACCCGGCAGGCACTGGCCGATGCGGGCTTCAAAGTAATCACACTCGATCTGCGCGGTAATGGACTCTCCGACAAACCTCACTCGGCCGAAGCCTACCGCGACAATGCCGAATTGAAAGATGTGATGGCACTAATGAAGCTTTTGAATCTGAAGCATTACGATGTGGTTGGCTATTCGCGCGGGGCGATTCTGACGGCAAAATTGCTAACGATGGACAACCAGATTGATCGGGCCGTAATGGGCGGCATCAGTGTCGATTTCTCAGACCCGAACTGGATTCGGCGTAAGAATTTTCATGAAGCACTGATCAAACCAGGTAGTCATCCCGAATTGCAGGGCGCTATCGACTATGCCAAAAAGTCGGGAGCCGACACCGTCGTGCTGGCTCGTTTGCAGGAGTTCCAGCCTGTTACGACCCGTGCGGAACTAGCCCATATCAACATACCCGTACTTGTTGTCAATGGCGACAAAGACATGGACAATGGCGACCCTAAGACATTGGTCGATGCCATTCCAGGCTCTCGGCTGGTTATTGTTCCGGGCGATCACGGCGGAGCCATGCGCACACCGGAGTTCGCCCAGGCCGTAGTAGCGTTTTTGAAGCAGTAG
- a CDS encoding DUF1080 domain-containing protein: protein MNVVIRLIACVILLLIGIPPVVAQSNAKADKEEWIPLFNGKDLRDWEIKIAGLPLNNNYKNTFRVENGILRIAYDQYKTFDGKYGHMYYKKPFSYYIVRFTYRFVGNQIPGGDSWNVRNSGVMVHSQSAASNSLDQTFPVSLEVQLLGGLDKGERHTANLCTPGTQVYMNGKLRAEHCIDSDSKTYNGDQWVTASAIVLGDSIVHHLIGRDTVLTYEKPQIGGGFVSHDHDWNAGHFSKEAANYWISRANTPLSTGYIALQAESHPIDFKTVEVLNLEGCTDPKALNYKSYYVKSKNTTCRYK from the coding sequence ATGAATGTAGTTATCCGTTTAATCGCCTGTGTTATCCTTCTTTTAATCGGTATACCGCCCGTTGTGGCCCAGTCTAACGCAAAAGCAGATAAAGAAGAATGGATCCCACTCTTCAACGGAAAAGACCTGCGCGACTGGGAGATAAAAATTGCGGGCCTTCCCTTGAACAATAATTATAAAAACACCTTCCGCGTAGAAAATGGCATCCTGCGAATCGCCTACGATCAATACAAAACCTTCGATGGTAAATATGGGCACATGTACTACAAAAAGCCGTTCTCGTATTATATCGTCCGGTTTACGTATCGATTTGTAGGTAACCAAATACCCGGTGGCGATTCCTGGAACGTTCGTAACAGTGGCGTCATGGTTCATTCGCAATCGGCAGCCAGTAATTCTCTTGATCAAACCTTTCCGGTATCGCTGGAAGTACAACTGCTCGGTGGCCTGGATAAAGGAGAACGGCACACGGCTAATCTCTGCACGCCCGGCACGCAGGTGTATATGAACGGTAAACTTCGGGCCGAACACTGCATCGACTCCGACTCCAAAACCTATAACGGCGATCAGTGGGTAACGGCTTCGGCTATTGTGCTGGGCGACTCCATCGTTCATCATCTCATCGGTCGGGATACGGTCCTGACGTATGAAAAACCGCAGATAGGAGGTGGTTTTGTGAGTCACGACCACGATTGGAATGCGGGTCATTTTAGCAAAGAAGCCGCCAACTACTGGATCAGCCGGGCCAACACGCCTTTAAGTACGGGCTACATTGCCCTACAGGCTGAAAGCCATCCTATTGATTTCAAAACTGTTGAAGTCCTGAACCTGGAAGGCTGCACCGACCCTAAAGCCTTGAATTACAAATCGTACTACGTCAAATCTAAAAACACAACCTGTCGGTATAAATAG